The window CGACACGCCAGGTCACCACTCTTTCTCGACGCTGCGCTCTCGGGGTGGTGCGCTCGCGGACATCGCGATCCTCGTGATCGACGTCAACGACGGGTTTCAGCCCCAGACCATCGAAGCGATCGACATCCTCCAGCGGACCGAGACGCCGTTCGTCGTGGCGGCGAACAAGGTCGACACGACGCCGGGCTGGAACCCACAGGAGAACACCCCGATTCAGCAGAGCTACGACGCCCAGTCCGATCGCGCGCGCTCGACGCTCGACGAGCGCCTCTACGACCTCATCGGCGACCTCTCGGATCACGACTTCTCGGCGGACATGTACTGGCGCGTACAAAACTTCGCCAACAACGTCGGCGTCGTCCCAGTGAGCGCCGAAACCGGCGAGGGCGTTCCCGACCTTCTCACCGTTTTGATGGGCCTCTCCCAGCGCTATCTCAAGGACGCGATGGCGATCGATGTCGACGGACCGGGCGCAGGCACAGTGTTGGAGGTCAAGGAACAGAAGGGGTTCGGGACGGCGATCGACGTGGTGCTCTACGACGGCACAGTGACGGCGGACGACACGATCGTGGTCGGCGGCACGGGCGATCCGATCGTGACCGACGTGCGCGCGCTGCTCCAGCCCCGGCCGCTCGCCGAAATCCGTACCGAAAAGCGGTTCGAGGAGGTCGACTCCGTGACCGCGGCGGCGGGACTGAAGATCGCCGCACCCGATCTCGACGACGCGATGGCGGGCGCGCCGGTTCGGGTGCTCGGGAACCGCGAGCGCGAGGACGTCGTGACGGAAGTCGAGGCCGAACTCGCCGCCCTCGGCGTTACCACCGAAGAGCAGGGTGTCGTCGTCAAGGCAGACACACTCGGGAGCCTCGAAGCGCTCGCGGACGCGTTCGGTGAGGCCGAGATTCCGATCGTGCGCGCGGAGGTCGGCGACGTCGCGCCCCGCGACGTGACAGTGGCGAGCACTGCCGACGAGGAGCGCCACGAGACCGTGATCGCCTTTTCGGTCGACGTGCTCGACGACGCCGCAGACCGGGCCGACACCGAAGGGGTCC is drawn from Halococcus saccharolyticus DSM 5350 and contains these coding sequences:
- the infB gene encoding translation initiation factor IF-2, with amino-acid sequence MSETHTDADAADATGETLRTPIVAVLGHVDHGKTSLLDRIRGSTVIEGEAGAITQHIGATAVPLETVSEIAGSLVDPTDFDLPGLLFIDTPGHHSFSTLRSRGGALADIAILVIDVNDGFQPQTIEAIDILQRTETPFVVAANKVDTTPGWNPQENTPIQQSYDAQSDRARSTLDERLYDLIGDLSDHDFSADMYWRVQNFANNVGVVPVSAETGEGVPDLLTVLMGLSQRYLKDAMAIDVDGPGAGTVLEVKEQKGFGTAIDVVLYDGTVTADDTIVVGGTGDPIVTDVRALLQPRPLAEIRTEKRFEEVDSVTAAAGLKIAAPDLDDAMAGAPVRVLGNREREDVVTEVEAELAALGVTTEEQGVVVKADTLGSLEALADAFGEAEIPIVRAEVGDVAPRDVTVASTADEERHETVIAFSVDVLDDAADRADTEGVRIFESDVIYRLVEEYEEFIEERERAQQDAILDNIARPARFRLLPDHTFRQNDPAVVGVEVMTGTLKQNSRVVNFEGNQPERLGQVKGIQEQGEDVDQARAGERVSVAIDGPTVGRQIEEGDELWSEIPEKHAKVLEQELTDDIPADELEALHVYLDKHRQRDPFWGK